The Sphingomonas sanxanigenens DSM 19645 = NX02 genome includes a region encoding these proteins:
- a CDS encoding TonB family protein, which yields MAGAAQRRPIGAAATLAVHAALLAALLLIRMPQPPARVRADALQLFDLPAPQPPPQPRPAPSPRAAGSAAPANLHSLPRPIIAPQAPILIARPLPAPPIAATGPESTAGATDHAGPGTGAAGIGAGRGSGNGGAGMGGGGTGGGGTRARRIAGGINAADLPRKARARAAGSVLIHLAVGADGRVTGCSIARSSGDAALDAATCRLATRRFRYRPATDATGRAIADTAGWRQDWWVEADQN from the coding sequence ATGGCTGGAGCCGCCCAACGCCGTCCTATCGGTGCCGCTGCGACGCTGGCAGTGCATGCCGCGCTGCTGGCGGCACTGCTGCTCATCCGCATGCCCCAGCCCCCTGCGCGGGTGCGCGCCGACGCGCTCCAGCTCTTCGACCTGCCCGCGCCGCAGCCGCCGCCCCAGCCGAGACCGGCGCCGTCTCCGCGCGCTGCCGGCTCAGCAGCCCCCGCCAACCTGCACAGCCTTCCCCGGCCCATCATCGCTCCCCAGGCCCCGATCCTGATCGCGCGGCCGCTCCCGGCACCGCCGATCGCCGCGACCGGCCCCGAGTCCACCGCCGGCGCAACCGACCATGCCGGCCCCGGCACCGGTGCGGCCGGGATCGGCGCCGGCCGCGGCAGCGGCAATGGCGGCGCCGGTATGGGCGGTGGAGGTACGGGCGGTGGCGGCACGCGCGCACGGCGCATCGCCGGGGGGATCAATGCCGCCGACTTGCCCCGCAAGGCGCGCGCGCGCGCCGCGGGCAGCGTCCTCATCCATCTCGCGGTCGGCGCCGACGGTCGCGTCACCGGCTGCAGCATCGCCCGGTCGAGCGGCGATGCGGCGCTCGATGCCGCCACCTGCCGGCTGGCAACGAGGCGCTTCCGCTATCGCCCCGCCACCGACGCCACCGGCCGTGCGATCGCCGACACCGCCGGCTGGCGGCAGGACTGGTGGGTGGAGGCCGATCAGAACTGA
- a CDS encoding TonB-dependent receptor, whose product MAFKSLAIGVSMVALFAGTQAFAQEATETGETEIVVTGQRAQQQRSIEIKRESIGIVDVAASDEIGQLPDKNVAEVIERLPGVGVQYDQGEGRYVAIRGIPSDLNNYTVNGFELGNPDGNTRRLPLDIVSGQLLNRVEVTKAKTAELDGQGIGGTVNLVTQTAFDFKDRFIVSVTAQAGYQTLNEKVPVRADASIGGRFGSDEQFGILVGASYSKRDFQSFGLYPDDWAINGDAARGAAPINIKYNDYNLERERIGGIASFDWQATPSTRLYVRGLYSRFTENEYRQRYRLDFATAAQIEAGTVSFNPDGLTGTSTVTEQRSDLRLEYKEKSVLIGMIGGRTETDDWVFDYGGARSHNEVIEPNQLWQFRGNPGTVDFDFSDRLFTATPRTPLTANGLQFRQYSEQDERGDEYIWTGKLDVTRKLAFGNDSFIRVGGKYRATDKDFDSNNTVYTRGGGSATRFSLGQFDLAGEDVFSYPRKGRPYLITPVIDADRIIDFTADPANSRYFVLDENASLANATLNDLDLSENIAAGYAMANIDFGAITITPGLRVERTELDISGFQLEDGSDVIPVTGERRYTNWLPSMIVRIRPNDEVVVRLAYTRSVGRPNYSDLTPGGSIDTIEGTVSLGNPNLEPYIADALDASAEWYFARGGLISVGAFAKFVQNPIYTETITLFDTVYGGNSYDQLTISQRQNGTSADIVGLELAYRQQFEFLPGFLSGFGLEANATFIDSTLKVDGRGEPAAFPEQSRLLYGAQLFYQKGPIEASVAYHHTGRALIALGGEALTDQYNDDLRRLDAKASFALTPNIRLFVEGQNLTDEPTRQYQGGRRDWIIQNERYGRTYYAGASVQF is encoded by the coding sequence ATGGCGTTCAAATCGCTGGCCATCGGTGTGAGCATGGTCGCGCTGTTCGCGGGCACGCAGGCTTTCGCGCAGGAGGCGACCGAAACCGGCGAAACCGAGATCGTCGTCACCGGCCAGCGCGCGCAGCAGCAGCGCTCGATCGAGATCAAGCGCGAGTCGATCGGCATCGTCGATGTCGCGGCGTCCGACGAGATCGGCCAGCTTCCCGACAAGAATGTCGCCGAGGTGATCGAGCGGCTGCCGGGCGTGGGCGTGCAATATGACCAGGGCGAGGGCCGCTATGTCGCGATCCGCGGCATCCCTTCGGACCTCAACAATTATACCGTCAACGGCTTCGAGCTGGGCAATCCGGACGGCAACACCCGCCGGCTGCCGCTCGACATCGTCTCGGGCCAGTTGCTCAACCGCGTCGAGGTGACCAAGGCCAAGACCGCCGAGCTGGACGGGCAGGGGATCGGCGGCACCGTCAACCTCGTCACCCAGACCGCGTTCGACTTCAAGGATCGCTTCATCGTCTCGGTGACCGCGCAGGCGGGCTACCAGACGCTCAACGAGAAGGTGCCGGTGCGCGCCGACGCCAGCATCGGCGGCCGTTTCGGCAGCGACGAGCAGTTCGGCATCCTCGTGGGCGCGAGCTATTCGAAGCGCGATTTCCAGAGCTTCGGGCTCTATCCGGACGATTGGGCGATCAATGGGGATGCCGCGCGCGGCGCCGCGCCGATCAACATCAAATATAATGATTACAACCTGGAGCGCGAACGCATCGGCGGCATCGCCTCGTTCGACTGGCAGGCGACGCCCTCGACGCGGCTGTACGTCCGCGGCCTCTACAGCAGGTTCACCGAGAACGAGTATCGCCAGCGCTACCGGCTCGACTTCGCGACCGCGGCGCAGATCGAGGCGGGCACCGTCAGCTTCAATCCGGACGGGCTGACCGGCACCTCCACCGTTACCGAGCAGCGTTCCGACCTGCGGCTGGAATATAAGGAGAAGTCGGTGCTGATCGGCATGATCGGCGGCCGCACCGAAACAGACGACTGGGTATTCGATTATGGCGGTGCGCGTTCGCACAACGAGGTGATCGAGCCCAACCAGCTCTGGCAGTTCCGCGGCAATCCGGGCACGGTCGACTTCGACTTCTCGGACAGGCTGTTCACCGCGACGCCGCGTACGCCGCTGACCGCCAATGGCCTCCAGTTCCGCCAATATTCGGAGCAGGACGAGCGCGGCGACGAATATATCTGGACGGGCAAGCTGGACGTGACCCGCAAGCTGGCGTTCGGCAATGACAGCTTCATCCGCGTCGGCGGCAAATATCGCGCGACCGACAAGGATTTCGATTCCAACAACACCGTCTATACGCGCGGCGGCGGCTCCGCGACGCGCTTCTCGCTCGGCCAGTTCGATCTCGCGGGCGAGGATGTGTTTTCCTACCCGCGCAAGGGGCGGCCCTATCTGATCACGCCGGTGATCGATGCCGACAGGATCATCGATTTCACCGCGGACCCGGCCAATTCGAGATATTTCGTGCTCGATGAGAACGCTTCGCTCGCCAACGCGACCTTGAACGATCTCGACCTCTCGGAGAATATCGCGGCCGGCTATGCGATGGCGAACATCGATTTCGGCGCGATCACGATCACGCCGGGCCTGCGCGTCGAGCGCACCGAACTCGACATAAGCGGTTTCCAGCTTGAGGATGGCAGCGATGTGATCCCGGTGACGGGCGAGCGCCGCTACACCAACTGGCTGCCGAGCATGATTGTCCGGATCCGGCCGAATGACGAGGTTGTCGTTCGCCTGGCCTATACGCGCAGCGTCGGCCGGCCCAATTATTCGGACCTCACCCCCGGCGGCTCCATCGACACGATCGAGGGCACCGTATCGCTCGGCAACCCCAATCTCGAGCCCTATATTGCCGATGCGCTCGACGCTTCCGCCGAATGGTATTTCGCCCGCGGCGGCCTGATCTCGGTCGGCGCGTTCGCCAAGTTCGTCCAGAACCCGATCTATACGGAGACGATCACGCTGTTCGACACCGTCTATGGCGGCAACAGCTATGATCAACTGACGATCTCGCAGCGGCAGAACGGCACCAGCGCTGACATCGTCGGCCTCGAACTCGCCTATCGCCAGCAGTTCGAGTTCCTGCCGGGCTTCCTCTCGGGCTTCGGGCTGGAGGCCAATGCGACCTTCATCGACTCGACGTTGAAGGTCGACGGCCGCGGCGAGCCTGCGGCGTTCCCCGAACAGTCCAGGCTGCTCTACGGCGCGCAGCTTTTCTACCAGAAGGGGCCGATCGAGGCCTCGGTCGCCTATCACCACACCGGCCGCGCGCTGATCGCGCTGGGCGGCGAGGCGCTGACCGACCAGTATAATGACGATCTGCGCCGGCTCGACGCCAAGGCCAGCTTCGCGCTGACGCCCAACATCCGCCTGTTCGTGGAGGGGCAGAACCTGACCGACGAGCCGACCCGGCAATATCAGGGCGGCCGTCGCGACTGGATCATCCAGAACGAGCGCTATGGCCGCACCTATTATGCGGGCGCCTCGGTTCAGTTCTGA
- a CDS encoding ribonuclease T2 family protein translates to MRRSELVAALALALAFVATPVQAAAPSCRLPDAIPPARAIVPPRGEAPRRTPVDGYLLAMSWSPEYCRTRKDSAADRLQCGRANRFGFVLHGLWPESDRGGDPRWCSPAGALPADLVRRHLCDTPSVQLMQREWAKHGTCAARSPAGYFQAASMLYRAVRFPDMDALSRQPLTAGAFRRTFAKRNTGITADMVAVDANPRGWLEEVRLCLGPRMKPRACARGDRGVGDDAPLKIWRGGR, encoded by the coding sequence TTGCGGCGGTCTGAGCTGGTCGCAGCGCTGGCGCTGGCGCTGGCGTTCGTCGCCACGCCGGTGCAGGCGGCGGCGCCTTCCTGCCGCTTGCCGGACGCCATTCCGCCCGCGCGCGCGATCGTCCCGCCGCGCGGCGAGGCGCCGCGCCGCACGCCGGTCGATGGCTATCTGCTGGCGATGAGCTGGTCGCCCGAATATTGCCGCACCCGCAAGGACAGCGCGGCGGACCGGCTGCAATGCGGCCGCGCCAACCGCTTCGGCTTCGTGCTCCACGGGTTGTGGCCGGAATCGGATCGCGGCGGCGATCCGCGCTGGTGCAGCCCGGCCGGGGCGCTGCCGGCGGACCTCGTCCGCCGCCATCTGTGCGACACCCCCTCGGTCCAATTGATGCAGCGCGAATGGGCGAAGCATGGCACCTGCGCGGCGCGGAGCCCCGCCGGCTATTTCCAGGCGGCGTCGATGCTCTACCGCGCCGTCCGCTTCCCGGACATGGACGCGCTTTCCCGCCAGCCGCTCACCGCCGGCGCGTTCCGCCGCACCTTTGCCAAGCGCAACACGGGCATCACGGCAGACATGGTGGCGGTGGATGCCAACCCGCGCGGCTGGCTGGAGGAGGTGCGGCTGTGCCTGGGGCCGAGGATGAAGCCGCGCGCCTGCGCGCGGGGCGACCGCGGCGTAGGCGACGACGCGCCCCTCAAGATCTGGCGCGGCGGCCGGTAA
- the nadC gene encoding carboxylating nicotinate-nucleotide diphosphorylase, which produces MTFSLPGFDIDAFITATLAEDLGEAGDITSAAVIPADARFEGVMDSRDAVTVAGLGIAEAFFRRLDPAVEIAWLVQEGDRVPAGTDLLRLRGNARAMLTAERSALNTVQHLSGIATMTRTYVDKIIGTGAILLDTRKTIPGLRLLEKYATRMGGATNHRMGLWDAAMIKDNHVAVAGSVEEAVRRAAAAGITRIIVEVDRVDQIEPALAAGATHLLLDNMAPAILRGAVTLVGGRVPTEASGGVRLDTIRAIAETGVTCISVGRLTQSAPAADIGLDFAAV; this is translated from the coding sequence ATGACCTTTTCTCTTCCCGGTTTCGATATCGACGCCTTCATCACCGCGACGCTGGCCGAGGATCTCGGCGAGGCGGGCGATATCACCTCCGCCGCGGTGATCCCCGCCGATGCGCGGTTCGAAGGCGTGATGGACAGCCGTGACGCCGTCACCGTCGCCGGGCTCGGCATCGCCGAGGCGTTCTTCCGCCGGCTCGATCCGGCGGTCGAGATCGCGTGGCTGGTGCAGGAGGGGGATCGCGTTCCGGCGGGCACCGATCTGCTGCGGCTGCGCGGCAATGCGCGGGCGATGCTGACGGCCGAGCGGTCGGCGCTCAACACCGTGCAGCATCTGTCGGGCATCGCGACGATGACGCGGACCTATGTCGACAAGATCATCGGCACCGGCGCGATCCTGCTCGACACCCGCAAGACCATCCCGGGCCTGCGCCTGCTGGAGAAATATGCGACGCGGATGGGCGGGGCGACCAACCACCGCATGGGGCTGTGGGACGCGGCGATGATCAAGGACAATCATGTCGCGGTCGCGGGTTCCGTCGAGGAGGCCGTGCGCCGCGCCGCGGCGGCGGGGATCACCCGGATCATCGTCGAGGTGGACCGGGTCGACCAGATCGAACCCGCGCTCGCCGCCGGCGCCACCCACCTGCTGCTCGACAATATGGCGCCCGCCATCTTGCGCGGCGCGGTGACGCTGGTCGGCGGGCGCGTGCCGACCGAAGCCTCGGGCGGGGTGCGGCTCGATACGATCCGCGCCATCGCCGAAACCGGCGTGACCTGTATCTCGGTCGGCCGGCTGACGCAGTCCGCGCCCGCCGCCGATATCGGGCTCGATTTTGCGGCGGTCTGA
- a CDS encoding DUF6152 family protein — MRTRWMVAAALIAVPVAAQAHHGWSSYDAEKTMTVKAPLSAVTWGNPHGAAKVEWQKRTWDVVLAPVARMEARGLTREMLAPKKAVTLVGYPRRDGTPEMRIERVIVDGKTVELR; from the coding sequence ATGCGGACGCGATGGATGGTCGCCGCGGCTTTGATCGCAGTGCCGGTTGCGGCGCAGGCGCATCATGGCTGGAGTTCCTATGATGCGGAAAAGACGATGACGGTGAAGGCGCCGCTCAGCGCGGTCACATGGGGCAATCCGCATGGTGCCGCAAAGGTCGAATGGCAGAAGCGGACATGGGATGTCGTGCTCGCGCCGGTCGCGCGGATGGAAGCGCGCGGCCTGACCCGTGAGATGCTGGCGCCGAAGAAGGCCGTCACGCTGGTCGGCTATCCCCGCCGCGACGGCACGCCCGAGATGCGCATCGAGCGGGTGATCGTCGACGGCAAGACCGTCGAGCTGCGCTGA
- the queE gene encoding 7-carboxy-7-deazaguanine synthase: MASYAVKEAFLTLQGEGRRAGRRAVFVRFAGCNLWTGREKDRATAVCRFCDTDFVGTDGDGGGRFADAAALAAHASALWGVAEGARPYVVLTGGEPLLQVDAALIDALHDAGFEIAIESNGTIAAPAGIDWVCISPKAGSAVVQTRGDELKLVWPQPGIDIDALERWDFANFLVQPMDDADYPANRDAAVALAMTRPLWRLTLQTHKMLGLR, encoded by the coding sequence ATGGCGAGCTATGCGGTCAAGGAAGCCTTCCTCACATTGCAGGGGGAAGGCCGTCGCGCGGGCCGCCGCGCGGTGTTCGTGCGTTTCGCGGGCTGCAATCTGTGGACCGGGCGCGAGAAGGATCGCGCCACCGCGGTCTGCCGGTTCTGCGACACCGATTTCGTCGGTACCGACGGCGATGGGGGCGGCCGCTTCGCCGATGCCGCCGCGCTCGCCGCGCATGCCAGCGCGCTATGGGGCGTGGCCGAGGGCGCACGGCCCTATGTCGTGCTGACCGGCGGGGAGCCGCTGCTGCAGGTCGATGCGGCGCTGATCGACGCGTTGCATGATGCCGGTTTCGAGATCGCGATCGAAAGCAACGGCACGATCGCGGCGCCTGCGGGGATCGACTGGGTCTGCATCAGCCCCAAGGCGGGCAGCGCCGTGGTGCAGACGCGGGGGGATGAGCTCAAGCTGGTGTGGCCGCAGCCAGGGATCGATATCGACGCGCTGGAGAGGTGGGACTTCGCCAACTTCCTCGTCCAGCCGATGGACGATGCCGATTATCCGGCCAATCGCGACGCCGCGGTGGCGCTGGCGATGACGCGCCCGCTGTGGCGGCTGACCTTGCAGACCCACAAGATGCTGGGGCTGCGCTGA
- the queC gene encoding 7-cyano-7-deazaguanine synthase QueC has product MSQSTSPLAVVLLSGGLDSMVSAARAREDGFRLLALTIDYNQRHAVEIASASRIAQALGAERHVRLPMDLRSFGGSALTADIAVPKDGVGDDIPVTYVPARNTIFLSLALGWAEAAGARDLYVGVNALDYSGYPDCRPEFIDAFEALANLATKAGVEGDRFRIRAPLQHMTKAEIVREAARLGLDAGMSWSCYDPAPGGLHCGLCDSCRLRARGFEEAGLPDPTGYAQQP; this is encoded by the coding sequence ATGTCCCAATCCACATCGCCGCTTGCGGTCGTGCTGCTTTCGGGCGGCCTCGATTCGATGGTGAGCGCCGCGCGCGCCCGCGAAGACGGTTTTCGCCTGCTCGCGCTGACGATCGACTATAACCAGCGCCACGCGGTCGAGATCGCCTCGGCAAGCCGGATCGCCCAGGCGCTGGGTGCAGAACGGCATGTCCGGCTGCCGATGGACCTGCGGAGCTTCGGCGGATCGGCGCTGACCGCCGACATCGCCGTGCCCAAGGACGGGGTGGGGGACGACATTCCCGTCACCTATGTACCCGCGCGCAACACCATCTTCCTGTCGCTGGCGCTGGGCTGGGCCGAGGCGGCGGGCGCGCGCGACCTCTATGTCGGCGTCAACGCGCTCGATTATTCGGGCTATCCGGATTGCCGCCCCGAATTCATCGACGCGTTCGAAGCGCTTGCCAACCTTGCGACCAAGGCGGGGGTGGAGGGGGACCGGTTCCGCATCCGTGCGCCGCTGCAACACATGACCAAGGCCGAAATCGTCCGTGAGGCGGCACGGCTGGGGCTCGACGCGGGGATGAGCTGGTCGTGCTACGATCCGGCGCCGGGGGGGCTTCACTGCGGATTGTGCGACAGCTGCCGGCTGCGCGCCAGGGGCTTCGAGGAAGCGGGGCTGCCCGATCCGACCGGCTACGCGCAGCAGCCCTGA
- a CDS encoding adenylate/guanylate cyclase domain-containing protein, producing the protein MISFHRSIQFKILGVAIGLLVAMVAAMIFATQSTARVNRQLATFTEAMLPFALTAKDMRAAMLGEQWAILHRQPGLCGAAFAARSKSIQQQLATMETFRRHGETIAVLEINRSKFVELRPLVAEIGERHGQLIADVGRLCAAGDTEEGRIAAALARDRAIEIEHHVDDLSDDIAAFSRQSVDMVQANEQRALYANRLLVGIAALVGLYLAWLIARGLTRPIERLRQGALAVQSGNLEREVPVTTSDEIGEVTRAFNAMIGELRLKEEIKATFGRYIDPRIVSTLISADAQRSMAGQRQLVTIFFSDLVGFTPIADRLTPDGLVTLMNAYFTAMSEAIRAENGIIDKYIGDAVMAFWTAPFIAEGNQAEAACRAALAQFDRLAEFRRQLPDLMRLRHDLPPIDIRIGLSSGEAVVGSIGSDAARNFTVMGDVVNAGSRLESANKFYGTRILIDQAVRDQAGASIAVRMVDCVILKGRSEASPIFELRGLGGEGAQDELVERYDAAFAAYREGDWATAQSGFDACLAIAPADGPARLLAARTAMLAAEPPQVWSGVWKMETK; encoded by the coding sequence ATGATCAGCTTCCATCGATCGATCCAGTTCAAGATTCTGGGCGTAGCGATCGGGCTGCTGGTGGCGATGGTGGCGGCGATGATCTTTGCGACGCAATCCACCGCACGGGTCAATCGCCAACTGGCGACCTTTACCGAAGCGATGCTGCCCTTCGCGCTGACCGCCAAGGACATGCGTGCCGCGATGCTCGGGGAGCAATGGGCGATCCTGCATCGGCAGCCCGGGCTGTGCGGCGCTGCCTTCGCGGCCCGCAGCAAGTCGATCCAGCAGCAGCTCGCAACGATGGAGACGTTCCGGCGGCATGGCGAAACGATCGCGGTCCTCGAGATCAACCGGTCCAAGTTCGTCGAGCTCCGGCCGCTGGTGGCGGAGATCGGCGAGCGCCATGGCCAGCTGATCGCCGACGTCGGCCGGCTGTGCGCGGCGGGCGATACCGAGGAGGGGCGCATCGCGGCGGCGCTGGCGCGCGACCGTGCGATCGAAATCGAGCATCATGTCGACGATCTCAGCGACGACATCGCCGCATTCTCGCGCCAGAGCGTCGATATGGTGCAGGCCAACGAGCAGCGCGCGCTCTATGCCAATCGCCTGCTGGTGGGCATCGCCGCGCTCGTCGGCCTCTACCTCGCCTGGCTGATCGCGCGCGGGCTGACGCGGCCGATCGAGCGGCTGCGGCAGGGCGCGCTGGCGGTGCAGTCGGGCAATCTCGAGCGCGAGGTGCCGGTGACGACCTCCGACGAGATCGGCGAGGTGACCCGCGCGTTCAACGCGATGATCGGCGAGCTGCGGCTGAAGGAAGAGATCAAGGCGACGTTCGGGCGCTATATCGACCCGCGGATCGTCTCCACCCTGATCTCGGCCGATGCCCAGCGATCGATGGCGGGGCAGCGGCAGCTGGTGACGATCTTCTTCTCCGATCTGGTCGGCTTCACGCCCATCGCGGACCGGCTGACGCCGGACGGGCTGGTGACGTTGATGAACGCCTATTTCACCGCGATGTCCGAAGCGATCCGCGCCGAAAACGGCATCATCGACAAATATATCGGCGATGCGGTGATGGCCTTCTGGACCGCCCCCTTCATCGCCGAGGGCAATCAGGCGGAGGCGGCGTGCCGCGCCGCGCTGGCGCAGTTCGACCGGCTCGCCGAATTCCGCCGTCAATTGCCCGACCTGATGCGGCTGCGGCATGATCTGCCGCCGATCGACATCCGCATCGGCCTGTCTTCGGGCGAGGCGGTGGTGGGCAGCATCGGATCGGATGCGGCGCGCAACTTCACGGTCATGGGCGATGTCGTCAACGCCGGGTCGCGGCTCGAAAGCGCCAACAAGTTCTACGGCACCCGCATCCTGATCGATCAGGCCGTGCGCGATCAGGCGGGTGCGTCCATCGCCGTACGGATGGTCGATTGCGTCATCCTCAAGGGCCGCAGCGAGGCCAGCCCGATCTTCGAACTGCGCGGCCTTGGCGGCGAAGGCGCGCAAGACGAACTGGTCGAACGCTATGACGCCGCCTTCGCCGCCTATAGGGAGGGCGATTGGGCGACGGCACAGAGCGGGTTCGACGCCTGCCTCGCCATCGCCCCCGCCGACGGCCCGGCGCGCCTGCTCGCCGCGCGTACCGCGATGCTGGCGGCCGAGCCGCCACAGGTCTGGTCGGGGGTGTGGAAGATGGAAACGAAATAG
- a CDS encoding peptidase S14, whose translation MPTDLLSAADFEFPAIMLTGQVDYNMYQFFRQALSNVPRDGLVIVELSTLGGDPEVARMMGEDIRYHSDLHPERRIVFLGKTAIYSAGATFMGFFARQNRYLARGTRLMIHERIITKQINLQGPLTSCIATLKQTLHEIEASIQIQNEGFQNLILGSSVTMDDVLTRATENWYLEANEAKQLGLIEAVI comes from the coding sequence ATGCCGACCGACCTGCTGAGCGCAGCCGACTTCGAATTTCCCGCGATCATGCTGACCGGGCAGGTCGACTACAACATGTATCAATTCTTCCGGCAGGCGCTGTCCAACGTGCCGCGGGACGGGCTGGTCATCGTCGAATTGTCGACCCTGGGCGGCGACCCCGAAGTCGCGCGGATGATGGGCGAGGATATCCGCTATCACAGCGATCTCCACCCTGAGCGCCGCATCGTCTTTCTCGGCAAGACCGCGATCTATTCGGCCGGCGCCACCTTCATGGGCTTCTTCGCGCGCCAGAACCGCTATCTCGCCCGCGGCACGCGGCTGATGATCCACGAACGCATCATCACCAAGCAGATCAACCTCCAGGGCCCCCTCACCTCGTGCATCGCCACGCTCAAGCAGACGCTGCATGAGATCGAGGCCTCGATCCAGATCCAGAACGAGGGGTTCCAGAACCTGATCCTGGGTTCCAGCGTGACGATGGACGACGTGCTGACCCGCGCCACCGAGAACTGGTATCTGGAGGCGAACGAGGCGAAGCAGCTCGGCCTGATCGAGGCGGTGATCTGA